A region from the Pseudomonas promysalinigenes genome encodes:
- a CDS encoding OsmC domain/YcaO domain-containing protein → MEIKVNFLDNLRLEAKFDDFTVIADQPIRYKGDGSAPGPFDYFLASSALCAAYFVKLYCQTRDIPTENIRLSQNNIVDPENRYNQIFKIQVELPEDISEKDRQGILRSIDRCTVKKVVQTGPEFIIEQVDNLDADAQGLLMPVAETTTYIPGKDLPLEQTIANMSGILAGLGMKIEIASWRNIVPNVWSLHVRDAQSPMCFTNGKGSTKEAALASALGEFIERLNCNFFYNDQFWGEDIANAPFVHYPNEQWFKPGPKDALPTQILDEHCLGIYNPDGELRGSHLYDTNSGNTERGICSLPFVRQSDQQVVYFPSNLIENLFLSNGMSAGNTLAEAQVQCLSEIFERAVKREILEGELALPDVPPHVLAKYPGILAGIQGLEEQGFPVLVKDASLGGEFPVMCVTLMNPRTGGVFASFGAHPSFEVALERSLTELLQGRSFEGLNDLPQPTFESHALTEPNNFVEHFIDSSGVVSWRFFSAKADFEFVEWDFSGHGEDSNSQEAATLFGILEGLGKEVYMAVYDNLGATACRILVPGYSEIYPVEDLIWDNTNRALDFRADILNLHSLDDRALRALRRRLNNLDVDDYTTITTLIGVEFDENTVWGQLTILELKLLICLALKRLEDAKELVEAFLQFNDNTVDRGLFYQALNVVLEVYLDDELEIADYETNLRRMFGNERMDAALGSVEASVRFYGLTPTSTKLEGLDRHLRLIESYKKLHAARAKFA, encoded by the coding sequence ATGGAAATCAAAGTCAACTTTCTCGACAACCTTCGTCTTGAAGCCAAATTCGACGACTTCACGGTGATCGCCGATCAGCCGATCCGCTACAAAGGCGATGGTTCGGCCCCTGGCCCGTTCGACTATTTCCTGGCGTCCTCGGCGCTGTGTGCGGCGTACTTCGTCAAGCTCTACTGCCAGACCCGCGATATCCCCACGGAGAATATTCGCCTGTCGCAGAACAATATCGTCGACCCGGAAAACCGCTATAACCAGATCTTCAAGATTCAGGTCGAGCTGCCTGAGGACATTTCCGAGAAGGATCGTCAGGGCATCTTGCGATCGATCGATCGCTGCACCGTGAAAAAAGTCGTGCAGACCGGCCCTGAGTTCATCATCGAGCAGGTCGACAACCTCGACGCCGATGCCCAGGGCCTGCTGATGCCGGTGGCCGAAACCACCACCTACATTCCCGGCAAGGACCTGCCGCTGGAACAGACCATCGCCAACATGTCCGGTATCCTCGCAGGCCTGGGCATGAAGATCGAAATCGCCTCATGGCGCAACATCGTGCCTAACGTCTGGTCGCTGCACGTACGCGATGCGCAGTCGCCGATGTGCTTCACCAACGGCAAGGGCTCGACCAAAGAGGCCGCGCTGGCCTCGGCGCTGGGTGAGTTCATCGAGCGGCTGAACTGCAACTTCTTCTACAACGACCAGTTCTGGGGTGAGGACATTGCCAATGCGCCGTTCGTGCATTATCCGAACGAGCAATGGTTCAAGCCTGGGCCAAAAGACGCTTTGCCCACGCAGATTCTCGATGAGCACTGCTTAGGCATCTACAACCCAGATGGCGAGCTGCGCGGTTCGCACCTGTACGACACCAACTCGGGCAACACCGAGCGCGGCATCTGTTCGCTGCCATTCGTGCGCCAGTCCGATCAACAGGTGGTGTACTTTCCCTCCAACCTGATCGAAAACCTGTTCCTGAGCAACGGCATGAGCGCTGGTAACACCTTGGCCGAGGCCCAGGTACAGTGCCTGTCAGAAATTTTCGAGCGTGCCGTCAAACGCGAGATACTCGAAGGGGAGCTGGCCCTGCCGGACGTTCCGCCGCATGTGCTGGCCAAGTATCCGGGCATCCTGGCCGGTATACAGGGCCTGGAGGAGCAGGGGTTCCCGGTGTTAGTCAAGGACGCATCGCTCGGCGGTGAGTTCCCGGTGATGTGCGTGACACTCATGAACCCGCGTACCGGCGGGGTATTTGCCTCGTTCGGTGCCCATCCAAGCTTCGAAGTGGCGCTTGAGCGTAGCCTTACCGAGCTGCTGCAAGGGCGCAGCTTCGAGGGGCTGAACGACCTGCCGCAACCGACCTTCGAAAGCCATGCCCTCACCGAGCCGAACAACTTCGTCGAGCACTTTATCGATTCGAGCGGTGTGGTGTCGTGGCGCTTCTTCAGCGCCAAGGCCGACTTCGAGTTCGTCGAATGGGACTTCTCAGGCCACGGTGAGGACTCCAATAGCCAGGAAGCGGCAACCTTGTTCGGCATCCTCGAAGGCCTTGGCAAAGAGGTCTACATGGCCGTGTACGACAATCTCGGCGCCACTGCCTGTCGCATCCTGGTGCCAGGCTATTCCGAGATCTACCCGGTTGAAGACCTGATCTGGGACAACACCAACCGCGCTCTGGATTTTCGCGCCGACATTCTCAACCTGCACAGCCTCGACGACCGAGCGCTGCGCGCCCTGCGCCGACGCCTGAACAACCTCGACGTGGATGACTACACCACTATCACCACGCTGATTGGCGTTGAATTCGACGAGAATACGGTGTGGGGCCAGCTGACCATTCTGGAGCTCAAACTTCTGATCTGCCTTGCGCTCAAGCGCTTGGAGGATGCCAAGGAGCTGGTCGAGGCGTTCCTGCAATTCAATGACAACACTGTCGATCGCGGGCTTTTCTACCAGGCGCTGAACGTGGTGTTGGAGGTGTACTTGGACGATGAGCTTGAAATCGCCGATTACGAGACCAACTTGCGGCGCATGTTCGGCAATGAGCGGATGGATGCAGCGCTGGGGTCGGTCGAGGCAAGCGTTCGATTCTACGGCCTGACGCCGACCAGCACGAAACTCGAAGGGCTGGACCGACATCTGCGCCTGATCGAAAGCTACAAGAAGCTGCATGCTGCCCGGGCAAAGTTCGCCTGA